In the Clavelina lepadiformis chromosome 8, kaClaLepa1.1, whole genome shotgun sequence genome, one interval contains:
- the LOC143468520 gene encoding uncharacterized protein LOC143468520 — MKPEHRTDLLTDGLILYGRKIKKKLGYALMNKLKRASCKMELAKSELEAMAASYPGGTLTQHQLKAIALQPEPYSSAEMASFSWVEEYSLKLQEYYWLKEEVEDLTKEITSEILSGKVDQIAKLDSHLSKVEVENGILIRWDVKDDMMLKYLSSAVKKKRAEILENIYKLNIERKFLSTLIQKYPAGQTIVQRLVRSIRKVNNNIRHQITMYNKYQNVPQNEMKSITFEMVVGSGPVKNVPGFIEKKIKEQHCIRERCKEEMCHLKEDMTSVMNFYQKQINIVSNLVEGCEVVEPYVVTHQLQAEIELLSFINDIKGTVPFQANTPLLNEKLGTSDMAKLDPMEKEDDESESPINLSELQHILTEFGSESEGSDNEDEA; from the exons ATGAAACCGGAACATCGTACTGATTTGCTTACCGATGGCTTGATTCTTTATGGGCGCAagatcaaaaaaaaattgg GTTATGCATTGATGAACAAGCTGAAGAGAGCTAGCTGCAAAATGGAATTGGCCAAGAGTGAATTAGAAGCTATGGCAGCTTCTTACCCTGGTG GAACATTAACACAACATCAATTAAAAGCAATAGCTCTGCAACCAGAGCCGTATTCTTCTGCAGAAATGGCATCTTTTTCTTGGGTAGAAGAATACTCACTTAAACTTCAAGAATACTACTGGTTGAA aGAAGAAGTTGAAGATTTGACCAAGGAAATAACGTCTGAAATACTTTCTGGAAAAGTTGACCAAATTGCTAA ACTTGACAGTCATCTTTCCAAAGTTGAAGTAGAAAACGGTATATTGATTCGTTGGGATGTAAAAGATGATATGatgcttaaatatttgtcaagtgctgtgaagaaaaaaagagcagaaattttggagaacatttataaattaaatatcgaaagaaaatttttatctacttTGATTCAAAAATACCCAG CTGGTCAAACAATTGTTCAACGACTAGTGCGAAGCATCAGGAAGGTTAACAACAACATTCGTCATCAGATTACTATGTATAATAAATACCAGAATGttccacaaaatgaaatgaaaagcaTAACTTTTGAAATGGTTGTCGGGTCTGGGCCAGTTAAAAACGTACctggttttattgaaaaaaaaatcaaggaaCAACATTGCATTCGGGAAAGGTGCAAAGAAGAAATGTGTCATTTAAAAGAAGATATGACAAGTGTGATGAACTTCtatcaaaagcaaataaacataGTGTCTAATCTTGTAGAAGGCTGTGAGGTTGTGGAACCATATGTGGTTACCCATCAGTTGCAAGCAGAGATCGAACTTCTTTCTTTTATAAATGACATTAAGGGCACAGTACCTTTTCAAGCAAATACACCTCTGCTCAATGAGAAGCTAGGCACTTCCGATATGGCAAAATTGGACCCAATGGagaaagaagatgatgaaagtgAATCACCAATAAATTTATCTGAGCTTCAACACATTTTAACTGAATTTGGCTCGGAAAGCGAAGGTTCAGATAACGAAGATGAAGCTTAA
- the LOC143468561 gene encoding uncharacterized protein LOC143468561 — translation MAFVNDTFNAFGSRDVRPYFLEPSVQSGFIEILHCGKACSTSRQKNTELQMKVRKIFNKKYCETMHKSNGRMPYAKINEFSITGMPCGIPFRNPGSYGPVDCQKIIDEQENIIIMKRGNLELAENNLVLLVTTEECENEEHLHFAEPTHRTVDW, via the exons ATGGCATTTGTTAACGATACATTCAATGCATTTGGAAGCAGAGATGTAAGGCCATATTTCTTGGAGCCAAGTGTTCAAAGTGGCTTTATTGAGATATTACATTGCGGAAAAg CTTGCAGTACTTCAAGACAAAAAAACACCGAATTGCAAATGAAAGttcgaaaaatttttaataagaaatatt GTGAGACAATGCACAAATCCAATGGACGTATGCCGTATGCTAAAATTAACGAGTTCAGCATCACTGGAATGCCTTGTGGAATCCCCTTTCGAAATCCCGGCAGTTATGGTCCAGTCGATTGCCAGAAAATTATAGATGAGcaagaaaatattataattatgaaaagGGG TAATTTGGAGCTGGCAGAAAACAATTTAGTTCTTTTGGTGACAACGGAAGAATGTGAAAATGaggaacatttgcactttgctGAACCAACACATAGAACAGTAGATTGGTAA